A single genomic interval of Gossypium raimondii isolate GPD5lz chromosome 11, ASM2569854v1, whole genome shotgun sequence harbors:
- the LOC105801643 gene encoding dirigent protein 15 → MKNRMIFAWAMIFCLAVAPIYGQYYSKTIKAGPRVEKMTRLRFFYHDIPVGKDPTTFLIAQANITRKFFSPSPYGSLYSMDDPLTLGPNRTSKMVGNAQGLYLALSRDPTKFSAVFYADFAFTTGKFKGSSFSLFSRYPLTDFVPGPNIIREMAIVGGTGAFRMAKGFALFRASSSSAKTGDASLKVDVTLYHY, encoded by the coding sequence atgaaaaaccgGATGATATTTGCATGGGCAATGATATTTTGCCTCGCTGTAGCACCGATCTATGGCCAATACTACTCCAAAACTATCAAGGCAGGTCCTCGGGTGGAAAAGATGACCCGACTTCGCTTCTTCTACCACGATATTCCCGTTGGAAAAGATCCTACTACATTCCTGATAGCTCAGGCCAACATCACCCGGAAATTCTTTTCCCCATCCCCATACGGAAGCTTGTATTCAATGGATGATCCCCTCACTCTAGGGCCTAACCGAACATCCAAGATGGTTGGAAATGCCCAAGGGCTCTACTTAGCATTAAGTCGAGACCCTACCAAGTTCTCTGCGGTTTTTTACGCTGATTTTGCGTTTACCACTGGCAAGTTCAAGGGGAGCTCCTTTAGCTTGTTCTCACGATATCCCCTCACAGATTTTGTTCCTGGACCTAACATAATTCGTGAAATGGCAATAGTGGGAGGGACAGGTGCGTTTAGGATGGCCAAAGGGTTTGCACTATTTCGGGCCAGTTCATCTAGCGCCAAGACTGGAGATGCTAGTCTTAAGGTTGATGTTACTTTGTACCACTACTAA
- the LOC105801644 gene encoding uncharacterized protein LOC105801644, translated as MHVTRALSNYRRNAVELSAAAAPHSGIMVLRGREGADADEGRGLFQNGYAKGLLKNLPLPSNAMLINTDSDFGEYFYFIPVLHQPLSSNRYHVIHADGKYKGLAVKCSTEDDMSYCCSRRIIQDIEPKPFDHRDQYQQFRICSDDVGRFYAKPIVPHSFPPTFLRFKFTLFVENKRVHHLQDNARGLDDSIRSQLPELDSGTNMIIGKWYTPFVFVKESSMMRVQMEKSLFYIVTLEKLWEKICSWENDGSSKGDVMTLNVEIKREIDFLFGVEVLRGSEMDNEGFVWFRYGGEKLGLSLAVLEGMRWLEELVGWVDGVERVERVVEIGGGWRRIDCYVLVERFALRRMDGTLVLNCGFRHTHEIRTKWE; from the exons ATGCATGTGACAAGGGCTCTTTCAAATTATAGGAGGAATGCGGTCGAGCTTTCGGCGGCGGCGGCGCCGCACTCGGGTATAATGGTGTTGAGAGGGCGAGAAGGGGCGGATGCAGATGAAGGAAGAGGGCTTTTCCAAAACGGGTACGCGAAAGGATTATTAAAGAACCTCCCACTGCCTTCGAACGCGATGCTTATCAACACAGACTCGGATTTCGGAGAGTATTTCTACTTCATCCCTGTTCTTCATCAACCTTTGTCTTCAAATCGCTACCATGTCATCCATGCTGATGGAAAATACAAAGG GTTAGCTGTTAAGTGTTCAACCGAAGATGATATGAGTTACTGTTGCTCAAGAAGGATCATACAAGACATTGAACCAAAACCCTTTGATCATAGGGATCAATACCAACAGTTCAGGATCTGCAGTGATGATGTTGGTCGTTTTTATGCAAAACCCATTGTTCCTCACAGTTTTCCCCCCACTTTTCTAAGGTTCAAATTCACCCTTTTTGTGGAAAACAAGAGGGTACATCACTTGCAAGACAATGCTCGAGGGCTCGATGACTCGATCCGGTCACAGCTCCCGGAACTCGATTCCGGGACAAACATGATTATCGGGAAATGGTATACCCCATTCGTGTTCGTTAAAGAAAGTAGCATGATGAGGGTTCAAATGGAGAAATCATTGTTTTACATAGTGACATTAGAAAAGTTATGGGAAAAGATATGTTCATGGGAGAATGATGGGAGTAGTAAAGGGGATGTTATGACATTGAATGTTGAGATAAAAAGGGAAATTGATTTCTTGTTTGGGGTTGAAGTTTTGAGAGGGAGTGAAATGGATAATGAAGGGTTTGTTTGGTTTAGATATGGTGGTGAGAAATTAGGGTTGAGTTTGGCGGTTTTGGAGGGAATGAGGTGGTTGGAAGAGTTGGTGGGGTGGGTAGATGGGGTTGAGAGGGTTGAAAGAGTGGTGGAGATTGGTGGTGGGTGGAGGAGAATTGATTGTTATGTGTTGGTGGAGAGGTTTGCTTTAAGAAGAATGGATGGGACTTTGGTACTTAATTGTGGTTTCAGGCATACCCATGAGATTAGAACTAAATGGGAATAG